In one bacterium genomic region, the following are encoded:
- a CDS encoding TonB family protein: PKPAATPPPPPPNKPAPETSEPAKPVFGVTEESTVEDSDFAVRVGNTLMKKQEDQFTDPNAVKPYAPPRPTPIKVTRPPKLRRMVEPEYPALARRSGVEGRVVLKVFISASGNVTSAEVAKAEPSGMGFEQAAISAVRQWTYEAPGNDVWCYQPIRFRLDG, translated from the coding sequence GCCCAAGCCGGCGGCGACGCCGCCCCCGCCGCCGCCGAACAAGCCCGCACCGGAAACGTCCGAGCCGGCCAAGCCCGTCTTCGGCGTGACGGAAGAATCGACGGTGGAGGATTCCGACTTCGCGGTGCGCGTCGGAAATACGCTGATGAAGAAGCAGGAAGACCAATTCACCGACCCCAACGCGGTGAAACCCTACGCGCCGCCGCGCCCGACGCCGATCAAGGTGACGCGCCCGCCGAAATTGCGCCGCATGGTCGAACCGGAATATCCCGCGCTGGCGCGGCGAAGTGGCGTGGAGGGGCGCGTCGTGCTGAAGGTGTTCATCAGCGCAAGCGGCAACGTGACGAGCGCGGAAGTCGCCAAGGCGGAACCGTCGGGAATGGGATTCGAACAGGCGGCGATATCGGCCGTGCGCCAGTGGACCTACGAAGCGCCGGGAAACGATGTGTGGTGCTACCAGCCGATCCGGTTTCGACTGGACGGGTAG